From the Leptospira congkakensis genome, the window AATGGATTTTTTGTTTTGATATTCGATTGAATGAAATGAAATTCGATTTTTTTTTCAAGTTTATTGAATTGAATTCATAGATTTCTGATTAATATTTTTCTGTATTTCTTTCGCATAACTGGCAAATATACGTTATGCGTTTACCGCCTCATTATACGCGCGTTATTCGAATGACAAATAACCACCTTTTAATTACACGCCTGTTATCCGAATTGCCATTAGCCGCGCGTCTAACCCGACCGAATATTACTCAGTCGCCCATTATTTTCTTGACCTTCTGCTACATCCCATTTCCGCCTCCCCTTCTTCCAACCCAGGCTCAAATCAAATACTTACGAGACATAACTCCTATTTTATATCGACACATCTCACTCATTTCGCCATTGATGCGAATGTTCGCTCCATTTTTATCCTTGACATGCAGGTAAATACCTGCATAATATCATTCGTATGCCAAAGGAAATGGAGGAAGCGGATCAGGTATTCAAAGCAATGGCTGACCCGAATCGAAGAAAGGTGCTGGATCTACTTTACGCCCAGAACGGCCAAACTCTTTCCTCACTCTGCGAACAACTAGACATGCAAAGGCAATCGGCAACACAACACATAGAAATTCTCATCAAAGCAAATCTGGTATCCGTTGTTTGGAAAGGTCGAGAGAAACTTCACTTCATCAACCCTGTTCCAATTTACGAGGTTTATGCACGTTGGGTACGAAAATTTGAAGAGAATCGTTTAGGTTTTTTATACGACTTAAAAATACAACTTGAAGGAGAAGATCATGAAACCAAATAACTTTGTTTATGTTACTTTTATACTTAGCACTCCGGAGAAGGTATGGAATGCACTCATTGATCCTGAGGTGACATCCAAGTACTGGCTTGATCCATTAGCAAAAAATCCAGCTCATATTAATGTTTCAGAATGGAAGGTTGATTCCGTATGGAAACATATAAGAATGGATGATGAAAAAACAATCGATATCATCGGTAAAGTTTTGGAAATCACACCTCCACAGAAATTAGTTTTATCTTGGTCAAGACCAACAGAATTCAATGATGAATCAAAACACTCTCG encodes:
- a CDS encoding SRPBCC family protein, with product MKPNNFVYVTFILSTPEKVWNALIDPEVTSKYWLDPLAKNPAHINVSEWKVDSVWKHIRMDDEKTIDIIGKVLEITPPQKLVLSWSRPTEFNDESKHSRVTFDIEAYANGLVRLVVTHEDLDPQMLKGISSGWPSVLSNLKTFLESGRPLAGHISIS
- a CDS encoding ArsR/SmtB family transcription factor, whose product is MPKEMEEADQVFKAMADPNRRKVLDLLYAQNGQTLSSLCEQLDMQRQSATQHIEILIKANLVSVVWKGREKLHFINPVPIYEVYARWVRKFEENRLGFLYDLKIQLEGEDHETK